The genome window TGTTTAGTTGCTCAGCAGATACGGGAACACCGAAATCTACTCAGCCGAACGGCTAAGTTGATACAGCAATTCCTCCGGTGAAACCACCTTCACTGAGTCATCCGGATAATGTTCCGGCGTACGCGTTACGATCATTTTGCAGTGGCTGAAAATGGCTGAATACAGCATCAGCGCCGTATCAAAATCTTCCATTTCCGAGCTGCGGGCAGCAACGAACAACTCTTTGCTGAGCGATGCGATCTCAAAATTTGCCAAAAACCAGTCGATCACATCTTCCGCCTGCTGTGCGGCAGCGTTGTCACGCAATTTCCGGTAGATGGAAACAATCGCGAATCCGGGCAAAACGCCCAATATTTCGCGAGATAGCACTTTGCTAACCAACTCTGACGAAGTTGTGTTGTGCGGCGGTTTTTTTTCCAGAACGTCTTCGATAATGTGAATATCGATCAACACTTTCAACGGTTTTTCAGAAGATGATTCCGGCATTTTGCCAATATCTCCGGTTGGATTTACCAATAGTTCAACACCGCAATTTACTGCATGAACCCATCGGTTGATGCAGATTTTTCATAAAATTCAATATAAGGGATAATCTTGCGGATGGAAACCTATTTCTTAGAGAGTTGGATTTACAACTGTTTGCGCATCACAATAGCGTCTTCCCCGTCGCGGTAATAGCCGCGCCGGATGCGCAACGGAATAAACCCGAACGATTCGTACATCCGGATGGCAGTGTCATTATCTTTACGCACTTCCAGCAACACGTAATCTGCACCGTCGCTCATTCCCAAAATGGCTTTCAGCAAAAATTTGCCCCAGCCTTTTCCCTGATTTTCCTGCCGGATGCCAATGGTTGCAATGTGAAATTCGTTGAAAACATGCCAGGCGACAGCATGCCCGATAATTTCGCCCTCAAGTTCCAGCACAATTGGCAGCGAAAAACGGTTTTCCTTTATTTCGTAAATGTAGCTTTTGCGCGTCCAGGCTTCCGAAAAAATCTGATGTTCGATGGCCATAACTGCGTCCAGATCTTCCAGACGCATCGTGCGGATCAGCGGCTGACCGTTCATGATGCCCCTTTGAATGCGCGGATATACATGGGTTCGCAACTTGCGGTATCGCTTAGTTCACCGTTTTGGAATCGCTGAAATCCGAGGGAATGCAGCGCCCACAGCTGCGGATAGGCTGCCGCCGGATTTGCAAGCTGCGAGCCATTCGGCAGATTGTTCAGCAGCTCCGCTGCCATTGAATTTGCATCGTTTCCGGCAACCAGATGTGGCGTTTGGCAAAATGATTGCAACGCTTCCGGTGCCAGCATCTCGTATTCGCTTTCGCGATTTAACACGTTGTTTTTCCATAAATAACGTGCCGCAAACATTTCACCGCGATGCGCATCGATCACCGACAAAACTGGCATCGATTGTGCACCGGTTTGATACGCCCACACATCCAGCGTTGGCACTTCGATGATTGGTTTTTGCAGCGCATGCGCCACGCCTTTGGCGACGCTGTAACCGATCCGCAATCCCGTAAACGATCCGGGTCCGGCGGAAACGACGACACCTGCCAAATCACCGGCTTCAATTCCGGCAATTTCCAAGGCCTCATTTACAAAACGGGAGAGCACCCGCGAATGAATGTTTTTGATGCCCGCCGCCAATTCGATCAGTAGTTGGTCGTTGTTGGCAATGCCCACCGCACAGGTGATGCCACTGGTTTCAATTCCTAACAAATACGCCGGTTGTTTGATCATTTATTGCGATTCCAAAAAGAACAGTTTTGATTATCAGATTTAGGTTGGGGAATTATCGCAATGAATGAACGCGAAATCAATATCTTTTGCACATTGCGCCACAAAAAAAGGGCGTGGTGTCACGCCCTTCGGATGTTGATTCAATAAATTGCTGCTGTTATTTTTTCGGAAAAAACGTTGCCAGCAGTTGCGCCGTCCGGTTGCGCCAGCTCAGCCAGCTGTAACCGTCGTTCACGGTTTGGGTGTTCACGGAATAGCCACGGGATTTCAAAAATTCCGCCAGATCCGTGCAGGCGGTGCGCATATCCCAACCCTCTACCGTGCTGCGCATATCGTAATTTCCCCAATCCATATACACCCGCATGTTGGAAACATTCGATGCTTTAATGATTTCGCGCAGCTCGTTTTCGTGACGGGTGAGCGCCATCATCGATTGCGAAGCAACATTACCAAACACACCGGGAAATTTGAACGCCGTGTAAAACGCCGAATGTGCGGCATCGCCCTGCCCGACAATCAGCCGGGCATCGCTTTCGGGAATGGTGCGATAGGTTTTGTCGATCAGCGAAACCACTTCTTCCGCAACCATTTGTGAATATTTTTCCGCGTTCGGTCCCAATAATTCGCCGCGCCGACCGGGAACCAGCGGGATAAAAACGACAATCAGCGGATCAATTTGTGTGCCGGTCATTCGATCGAGCATATTCGTCACATCCGCTTTGGCGAGCACTTCATCGCCCCAATTGATGTAGGCAACCGGATATCGCCCACCGCTTTCCGCATAGCCGTTCGGCAGATAAATTTTGAGGTTCCGCCCCGTTTCGGTTACCGCGCTTTCCAGTTGGAGCGAATCCAGCGTGCCGCGTTGGTTTTCCGCAATTTGCGGTAAAGCGGCTTCGCGCCAATCCGGCATCGCAAACCAGGATGCGCCGTCAAATTGCCGCTGGTTGAGCGAATCGGCAACCCGATTTTCGAAATTGAGCATGTAACTGTAATCCAGCCGCGCATCGGATGGCAGTTTCAGCGAATAATAAAACAGGTTGGTGCCCGCTATTCGGTGCATCGGTTCTTCGTGTCTGTCACCAAAATAATCGCAAACGATGGAAATATCATTTGCTGAACCGCGATAAATAAAATGAATGGTTTCCTTACCCTCGATAATCGGGAATTGCGATTGCGACGCCATAAATTCATCGACCAGCCGGGATTTTTCGCTCGATTGCCCGACATTTTTCACCAATTTATCGATCAGCGATGATTCGATCATCCCGTTTGTCTGGGCAATCGTCACTTCCGATTCAGCTTCTGCCAGTTCCAGACAAGCCAATTCGCCGTGGCTGCGAACATAAATTTTGCCATATGCAAAGCTCGGCGCAGTCCATGCGTGATTGTCGAAAACCTTCATCGCAGTCAGTTCGCTGTAGCCTTCCGGCGTTGCTTTGGCGATGTGCAGCCCGCCAATTTTGGTCATCAGCACGAGGTGTCCGTCCAGCATCGAGATAAAACCGTCGCCCGGCTCGCGGGATTTCCAGACGCTTTCGCCGGTTTCCGCATCGATGCAGGTGAGGAAACGGTTGCTGTAACCGAACAAATAGCCATCGTGATATACCGGTATCGCATACGTCATCCGGATGGTGTTGTTCGCCCATAAATCGTCAAATTGCATGGTTTCCGCATTTTTTTGATAGCGAACCATTTTCGATTCGCGCGCTTTGTGGGTGAGAAACAACCGGTTTTCGCCGGCGTCAACCGGAATCATGCTGCCGCTGCTGATCGCGTATCCGTCGCCATCGTGTTTGTATTGCCAAAGCACTTCGCCGCTTTCCGGGTTCATGCCGTACAGGTGTTTCCGGGTGATTCCGATGAGCTGCATTTGCCCGGCAATCTCCATCATCACCGGCGATTGATGCATTACCGTGTCCTTCAGCGCAGACCAGCGAACAGCGCCGGTTTCCGCGTCAAATCCCATAATTGCGTTGTTTTCCTGACCGTTCACTTCGAGAATAACCGTTGAATTGAACAAAAACGGTGAGCTCGAAAATCCATATAATGGCTTTTCCGCCGCGTGATCCGTGCGGATTTGGGTTGACCACATTTCCCGTCCGGTTTGCAGATCGAACGCTGCCAGCTTCCCCCAAGGACTGAGTGCAAATACCTGTTTTTTACTGACATACGGTGTAGCAATGGGGCCATCATGCGAACCGTCGTGACCTTTGTAAACGGAATCCAGCGGTTGTTTCCAACGCAATTCACCGGAATGTGCATCAAATGCAGCGGCAAAATCGGATGTTTCACCGGAAAACAGCACAACAGCCACTCCGTTAGCCACGGAAACGCCCGAATAACCGGAGCCGGTTGCCTGTTTCCAGACGGTTTTCAACCGATAAGTTTTTCCCGGCTGGATAATCTGTTGCTGTGCAGCGCCATCGAAGTTGACGCCCCGCAAATTCGGCCATTCTTCCTCCGCGATCAACTGTGTCGCGAACAAAAAGCCAGCCAGAACACCTGCACGAACAACATATTTCACAAATGCGATGTGACTATATTGCATGATTTTCCCTTTCGGTTTGTCGAAAACAGATTGCAGAAAATTAGACAGATACGCTAATCCAGTTTTAACGGAAGATTTGGCGGAAGGTTACATTTTGAAATTGCCATCCCCGGAAAGTTGCGGGGATGGCAATGTGTTGAAAAAATAGTTGATATCGCGTTAGTCTGCGATCATTTTGCGCACAGCTTCTGCGGGATGCAGCGCCGTTTTCCCGGCGAAATGGGCAATCTGGTGGCGGCAACTGGTTCCCGCGGCGACAATCACCGTGTCGTCATCCTGTTTGCGGATGGCAGGCATCAACCGCCGTTCGGCCATTTGCTGCGAAACGTCATAATGCTCCGCTTCGTAACCGAACGAACCGGCCATGCCGCAACAGCCGGAATCGACCTCTTCGACCGCAAATCCGGCAGCGTTCAGCGTTTGGTGACTGGGTTTCGTGCCGACCAGCGATTTCTGGTGGCAATGCCCGTGCAACAGCGCTTTTTTCAGCGATCCGTTGCCGGAGAATTTCAGCTTCAGTTCGCCTTTTTCCACGAGATCCGCCACAAATTCCTCAAACGTGACGCATTGCGCGGCGACTGTGGCAACCCGCGCATCGCCGGGCAGCAGCGAGAAATGCTCATCGCGCATCGAGAGCAGGCAGCTCGGCTCCAGCCCCACAATTGCGATGCCCGCTTCCGCGAACGGCAACAATTTATCGATAGTGTTGCGGGCGGATTCGCGGGCGAGATCCACCAGCCCTTTGGACATTGCCGGGCGACCGCAGCAGACATTTCCGGGCAGCAGCACTTCGTATCCGGCAGCTTCCAGCACTTCCAGCGCCGCAACGGAAACGTGCGGATCGTTGTAGGTATTGAACGTATCGTTGAACAGCAACACCTGTTTTTTCGCCGGATCGATGCTCGCCGGTTTTCGGTTTTTGCGGTGCCATTCCACAAAACTTTCCGGTGCGAAAGCGGGCAATTCCCGGTGAACACTCACGCCGAGCAGCTTTTCGTTGAACCAGCGAACCGGCGCCAAACCCATTTTCCAGTTGATAAAAGACCGCACGAAACCCGGTAATTTGGTCATCAGCCGATTGATTTTGGGGATGTTGGCGAACAATTTCGCGCGCAGCGGCGTGCCGTTGGCGTCGTAATATTGCGCCAGAAATTCAAACTTGATTTTCGCCATATCCACTGATGACGGGCATTCCGCTTTGCAGGCTTTGCAGGAAATGCACAGCTCCATCACCTCGTACATGCGTTTGCTGGTCAGTTCGCCCGCGGGCAATTTGCCGGACATCGCCGCCCGCAGCGCATTCGCGCGACCGCGCGTGCTGTGCTCTTCCTCGCGGGTAACCATGAAACTGGGGCACATTGTGCCGACAGTGCGTTTGCGGCAAACGCCCGCACCGTTGCACAATTCCACCGCGCGTTCAAATCCCTGATCCGGTGTAAAATCGATGTGCGTTTTGATTTCGGGAACGCGGTAATCCGCGCCGTAGCGCAAATTTTCGGTGATAAAATCCTGATCGACAATGTTGCCGGGATTGAGCAAATTGTGCGGATCGAACGCATTTTTCACCCGACGGAACAGGTTGAACATTTCCTCGCCGTAAAATTTTTCCAGCAGCCAACTGCGGGTGCGACCGTCGCCGTGTTCGCTGCTGATGCAGCCGCCGTAATGCCCGACCAGTTCCGCGGAAAAAGTGGCGATTTTCGGCAATTTTTCGAGATCGCCGGCAACTTTCGCGTCGATCACCGGGCGAACGTGCAAACAACCGGCGCTGGCGTGGGCATAATACGCGACCTTCGTGCCGATGTCCGCGCAAAAGCGCTCCAGCCGGTCGATGTATTCCGCGAGATGCTCCGGCGGCACCGCCGCATCTTCGATGAACGGCAGCGGCTTTTGGTCACCTTTGATGCTCATCAGCAACCCGAGTCCCACTTTTCGCACTGTCCACACATTATTTTGCATGCGCGGATCATACGCCGGAACGTTAACGCAGTCGATTTTGTTTTGGCGAAGAATCTCTTCCAATCGGGCGATTTTGCTTTTCAGTTCAGCTTCGCTTTCACCGTAAAATTCGGTGATCAAAATGCAGTTCGGATCGCCGTGCGCAAAGGTTTTCAGCAAACGGGCGTATTCCGGCACATTTTTGCAGAGCGTAAGTGCCAGATTATCCAGCAGTTCGATGGCAGACGGGTCAGCGGTGAGCATCGTCGGAACACTGGACAGCGCCAAATGCAGATTGGGAAATTGCACCAGCGCCAGCGCCGTCATTTTCGGTTTGGGCACCAGATTCAATTTGATTTCTGAAATTACCGCCAGCGAGCCTTCCGCGCCGGAAAGCAGCTTTGCCAGATTGATTTGCGAATCGCGCGTCCAGCGATGGGAAACGCCGTCCACCAAACGGTCCAGCCCGTAGCCGCCGGTGCGTCGCCAGTGTCGCGGCGTGGCTGTCTGTATCGTCGATTTGTGGTTGGTGATGATATCGCCGATTTCCCGGTAAATTTGCCCTTCCAGCCCGCTGCGCTGTTGCATTTGGGCAAACATGCCGTCGTCCATCGGACGAAAATGGAAGGGGCTGCCGTCGCTCAAAAACCCCTTTATTTCCAACACATGCTCAACGGTCATCCCGTATAAAATGGAGTGCGCGCCGGTGGAATTGTTAGAAACGATGCCGGCCATTGCCGCGCGTTGCCCGCTGGCCGGATCGGGACCGAACTGCAATCCGTGCGGCGCAAGTTCGATATTCAGCTCGTCCAGTACACGTCCGGGCTGCACCCGCACCCATTGTTCTTCGGGATTGATTTCCAGAATATCATCGAGGTGTTTGGTGAAATCGACGACCAGCGCGGCGTTTACCGCCTGTCCGGCCAGGCTGCTGCCGCCGGTTCGCGGCAACAACGGGATGCGGTATTTGGCGGCAAGCTCCACCGCCGCGTGCACATCTTCCATGGTTTTGGGCATCAGCACACCGAAGGGCATCACCTGAAATATGCTGGAATCGGTGCTGTACAACACTTTGTTGTAATCGTCCGTGCGCAAATCGCCACTGATACGCGGGCGAAGTTCATTCAAAAAATCGGGAAGTGCAGATGGTGCGGGCTTCATTGGTTTTGCCTTTTGTTTCCTGTTTTGTAACGGTGCAGAATCTTTTTTTACCGCAGAGGTCGCGGAGTGCCCAGAGGTTTCAGAGAAAAATTATTGAGAAAACCCCAAAAATAACGTGGATTTGAGAGTATCAATTGCATCCAATTTCGATCAAAAATTCATCACCGTTTTTTCTCTGCGTTCGTTGCGATCTCTGCGGTTACCCATAACAGGCAGAAAATTAACAGTTTTCCGCGAACAGACCAATTCAAAATTTGGCGAAAAGCAATATTTTGCAAGCGGTTTTTGAATCTGTTTTTACAAAAAAAGCCCCGCTTACACAGGGCTTTAAAATTAAACAAAATTGTTGCAACTATTATTTCGTCGAAAGCGGTTCATCCAGCACGGGAATATCGGCATCGTTGGCCAGCGCGTTGGTGGTTTCATACACCAGTTGCACCACTTTAGTCATCTTCGGGATGTCAATTTTATCAGCCGTGTCGGTCGGTTTGTGGTAATCCGGGTGCGCACCGGTGGAGAAAAACAGCGCCGGAATCCCCTTTTCGATAAACGGGTACTGGTCGCTGCGACGGATAACGCCCTGTGCATCGTCATAATCATACAGCAGCTCCAACCCGTAGTTTTTATTGGCGTTATCCGCGACGCTCTTCATGCCTGCGCTGCGGCTGGTGCCGATCACATACAGCGAATTTTTGCTTTCCTCCGCAGTCACCGTCCGGAATCCGCGTCGGGCGCGTTCGCTCATGGATGCCGTATCTTCGTTCCTGCCGATCATATCCAGATTGACCATCGCTTTGGTATTTTTCAGCGGTACCAGCGGATGTGCTACATAATACCGCGAGCCGATCAGCCCTTTTTCCTCGGCGGTAAACGCGATAAACAACATGCTGCGCTGCGGTTTCGTGCCGTTGCCAAAGGCTTCCGCGAGTTCCAGCAAACCGGTGGTGCCGGAAGCATTGTCATCCGCGCCGTTGTAAATATCTTCGTCCCGGCGACCTTCGTGATCGTAATGTGCGCCAACCACAACGGTTTCGTCGGTTTCGCCTTTCAGCAATCCGACCACGTTTTTCACATCCACTTTTTTCTCGGTCAATTGCGTCTGAAACGTTACCGTTTGATTGTTGATAATAAACGACTTAGGCTTTACGGTTCTGTCGATTTCCATTTGCCATTCATCGACTGTTTTGCCGCTGCCGGAAAGTATCGTATTGGCAAGTTCGCCGGTAATCCATGCGCAGGGGATGTCCATTTTCTCATCCGATAATTTTGGCCAGGATTTCAGCCAGCCGGGAATCCGATCATCGCGATGATTGCCGGTATCGTTGACCAACAACATGCCCACAGCGCCGTGTTTTTGGGCAGTTTTCGCTTTTTCCTCAAATCCGGCATATTTGGTGAACGCCCTGCCGTCGAACACGCTGGTGCTGTCCCGTTCCTGCGGTTCGTGGCGCATCACCAGCACAATTTTGCCGCGAACATCGATATTTTTGTAATCATCATAGCCCAATTCCGGCGCGGTGATACCGTATCCGGCAAATGCCAGCGGCGCAACCACTTTTTGGCTGGCGGAGAATGGAAAGATGAAAAAATCGTCATTCATTTGAAAAAAACGGGTGATGTTCGCACCGTTATTATTGCTGCTCAGTTCGATGAAATTGGCTTCGCCGAGATCGCTGTAAGTGAGCTGGAAATTCTGAAAATAGCTGTTGTCATCGCCAACCGGCTGCAATCCGGCGTCCGCGAACTGCGCGGCGATGTATGCGGCAGCGTAATCACTGCTTTTTTCACCGGCTTCCCGCCCTTCCAGCAAATCGGATGCGAGATAGTTGATATGCGCTGAAATTTCATGTTCGGTAATCGACGCAACACCGCCGCCCGACTGCGCAAAACCTGCGCCTGCCAACAGCACACCAATTAATACAAACCGGTATATTTTGATAAAATTGTTTCCGGTGAACTTCATTTCTGTCTCCAACGCTAAAAATTTTAACACAGGTTAATTTGGCTACCGATTGTACGGGAATTCCATTTTTTTTCAAACGGATTTTTTCGTTAAAACAAAAAAAGGGAATACCCATTCGCATTCCCTTTTGAAAAAACATCTGTTTTGGTTACCGGTTAATTTTTTCCGCCGGCAACTTCGACAAAGCGGCGTTTTCCGCGATTTTCCTTTTGGAACGTCTGCAAAATGCGTTCGGCTTCCCGGAAAGGGACCGTGATAAACGAATAATTATCAAGCACTTGCACGTTGTCAATTTTGCGATCGTCGATTTGTGCACGGGTGCGGATAAAGTTCACCAACTTGCGTTTGCTGATGTTATCCTTTTTCCCGATGCCGATAAACAGCCGCGTTTTGCCCTGAATTTTCGGATACACATCGCGAATTTCGTTATAATTTTCCGGGTTCAGTTCATCCGCAAAAGAGTGCATCAACAGAGCGGCAAGCGCTTTTTCCGGCGTGCTTTCTTCGAGAATTTCCCGGGCGAGATTGTAAATATTTTCCGGAATGTCCGATTGGGACAAACGATCCACTTCCGAGCGAATCCGGGATTTTTTTACATCGATAATTTCCTGAATTTTGGGCAATTTCTCTTTACGAATATCCGTTTTTGCAGCTTTTTGGATGAACATCAGCCGGCGGTATTCCTGCGGTGTGATAAACGTGATTGCCGTGCCTTCGTTGCCCGCGCGTCCGGTTCGCCCGATGCGGTGAACATACGATTGCGGATCTTGCGGCAGCGCGTAATTGATCACGTGTGTCAGGTTTTGCACATCGATTCCGCGAGCGGCAACGTCTGTCGCCACCAAAATGGTGATGTGCTGTTTTTTAAACCGCTCGAGAATTTTTTCCCGCTGCGTTTGCGATACATCGCCGTGCAGCGCTTCTGCATCGTATCCGCGATCGATCATATGCGCGGCAATTTTATCCACATCGTTTTTGGTGCGGCAAAAAATCAGCCCGTAAAACGCCTCTTCGATGTCGATGATGCGGCAAAGTGCCTCAAATTTGTCCGATTCCGACACTTCAAAATAAATCTGATCGGTCAGATCGGTGGTAATTTTCTGCTCTTCCGTGCGGATAATTTCATGGTTTCTCATGAATTTCCGGGCGATTTCGCGAATTTCCGGCGGAATGGTTGCCGAAAACAACAGCGTTGTGCGATCCGGGTTGGTTTCGGTGAGAATCGTTTTCACATCGTCGATAAAGCCCATGTTGAGCATTTCGTCCGCTTCGTCCAAAACCACATATTTTACCTGGTTAAGAATGAGGCTGCCGCGGCGCATGTGATCCATGATCCGTCCGGGCGTGCCCACCACAATATCCACCCCGCGATGCAGGTGTTTCAGTTGCAATCCCATGGATTGTCCGCCGTAAATCGGCACGATACTCAACCGTTTTCTGCCACGCAGCGAATTCAATTCTTCCGAAACCTGGATGGCCAGCTCGCGGGTTGGCGCCAGCACCAACACCTGCGGGAAGTTGCTCCGCTCGCTGATTTTATCGATAATCGGGATACCGAACGCGGCGGTTTTGCCGGTTCCGGTTTGTGCCATACCGACAAAATCACGATTTTCGTCCAAAATAAGGGGAATTGTTTTTTCCTGAATGGGAGTGGGAATTTCAAATCCTTTGTTCTTTAAGGCGCTCAACATTTCTGTTGATAACCGGAACTTTGCAAATCCGTCAAAATTTTCCATTTACGTCCAATCTTCTAAAATAAATCTTACAAAAAGGTAACGGTTGTTAACCGCAGCGGGCGCTGATTTCGCAGAGAAAAACGAGGTAGGAATTATTGAATTGTCAAATCTTTAATCGATGCTCTTTACTCTACGCTATTCAGGCGTTGCCGTCTAACCATTGCCTCAAACAATAGCTGCGCAAGTTACATAACTTTTGAAAGATTTCTGCATGTTTAATAAAAAACATGGCGAAATGACAGCTAATTTCAGAATTTTCGGTGTTTGTTACCAAAAAACAGCCGGCACCCTGGCTGTATTCTATTTTTCTTTTGTGGCCTGAGCAAATTGGTGGGCAAACTGGCGAAGCATATCTGCAGCGGTTTTGTTGCGGGTGGCGCGTTCATACGTATCGGCCATGCTCATCAGGCTGTAAAAATAATGGACAGTCATGTGTTGCATGAGCATATCTTTCGTCCACAATTCGAAATTCAGGCTGCTTTTGGCATCTTTATCCCACAGGTGAATCATCATTGCCTGAACCGCTTTTTCGCCTTCAAAATCGGCGTCATCTGCGCTCCATTCAATTTGGGCGGGCATTTTATTTTCATCCAGCGTAATTTTGAATTTGATCTCTTTTTGGCTCATCGCTCATCTTCTTTTTGGTTCATTTTTTTGCACCCAATGTAATTCGCGAACGGCAATGCTGCAAACGGATTTCCAATTACTTCAGTGAAAGGATAAGGGATAAAGGATAAAGGAGAAAATGTAATCGGCTGAAAACTGACCGCTAATCCCCCGCTTTTTCGATGACAATTTTGCGCTCTAACGCCCGTTCCAATGGTTCGACCAACCGGCGCGCGCCCCACAAATCCAGTTCCAGATCGCCTTTTCCGCTGATAAAAATGTGAATTTGTTTATCCTCAATTTCCAGCGCCAATTGTTTGACCGATTGCGTTTGCCCGCGATCCAGCCCCACGGCAACCCGCAACATTGCCGCAAGAATTTGCAAAATTCGGCGTTGATTTTTGCTAAATTCCTTTATTTCGTCGCTTTTTTGCGGCTCGGATTTCCGGTGAAACCGGACGATATTGCCGATGAGCAGTACCTCTTCATCGGTAAATCCGCGCAGTTGCGCATGCGAAATTATGTATTTCGAATGCCGGTGATACGATTTAAAATTGATGTATTGCCCGATGCTGTGCAGCAGCGCCGCATAATTGAGCAGGCTGCGTTCCGGTGTGCCAAGTCCGTGTAATTTTTGAGTTTGGTCGAATATTTCCAGCGCCATTCCGGCGATGTGTTTTTCCCGTTGGCCGTTGCGCTCGTATTTGCGGGCGAGTTGCACCACGCTGCGGTGGCGCACATTGGCGATCGACGGAAAAATATCAATTTTGGGATGCCGTTTCAGATAATCCAGAATCACACCTTCGCGCAGCGATGCGTCGCAAAGCGTCATCTGCTCGGCTTTGATCGATTTCAGCAATTGGGTGAGCAGCACGCCGCCGAGGTGAATTGTGTCCGTCCGCTCGATGCCGATTGGCGAAAATTTGGTGCGATCGGCCGGTTTCAACTTCGCCAGCTTGCCGACCAGTTTGCGCAAATCTTTGGTGTGGATTACTTCCGCGTTTACGGAAATCACATTGTCCCGGCCGGTCATCCGCAACGTGGCTTCGCCGAGAGTACGGATCGTGCCGGATGTCCCGATAATTTTTGTAAATCCTACCTTTTGGGCGCGTTTCAAAATATCGCCGGCCATCGCTTTGATGTGCCCTTCGAGAATTTTGCGAACATCTGCATTTAACGCCCCGTCGTGGGTTACCAAATCCAGCAATCGCTGAACGCCCAGTTTTGTGCTCTCGCCCATCAGCAATTCTTTGCGATTGCCGACGGCAAATTCTACACTGCCGCCGCCGATATCGATCACCAACGCATTCTCATTTTGCAGATTGATGGCCTGCTGAACCGCCAGAAAAATCAGCTCCGATTCTTCCGAACCGGGAATAATTCGCGGCTCGATGCCAGTTTCCTGCACAATCTGATCCAGAAAACGCCCGCCGTTTTGGGCTTCGCGGGTGGCGCTGGTGGCGACGGCTAAAATTTCATCGACATCGTGGCTGTCCGCCAGCTTCACATATTTGCGCACCGCCTGCACACCCGCTTCGAACGCGCGTTCGCTGAGTTGGTGGGTGCGAAAAACGCCCGCGCCCAGCTTCACCATTTCTTTTTCGCGATCGATGATTTCCAGACCGCCCTGCGCGGTGGCTTCGGCGATCACCATATGGATGGAATTTGAACCGATGTCGATGGCTGCCAATTTCATAAACCCGTTGCTCTCCCAAGTTTTGGTCTGCGAACGATTGCAATACCGCCCGTTACCACATTCGGCAAAAAGTTGCGAATGGATAAGCTTACGCAGACGATCCGCTGGAATCAATCTTTCTGTAAAGATTCTATTCCGCGCAAACAAAAAAGGGCGAACAAATGTTCGCCCCATAAATAATTAATTTTACGACACTTGTTTACTTCGCCAGCACAATTTTCAGTGCACTGAGCAACATCATCACATTTTCCGGGCGGGAGTTGTAGCCCATCAACCCGACGCGCCACACTTTGCCGCCGAGTTCGCC of Calditrichia bacterium contains these proteins:
- a CDS encoding FAD-binding protein — encoded protein: MKPAPSALPDFLNELRPRISGDLRTDDYNKVLYSTDSSIFQVMPFGVLMPKTMEDVHAAVELAAKYRIPLLPRTGGSSLAGQAVNAALVVDFTKHLDDILEINPEEQWVRVQPGRVLDELNIELAPHGLQFGPDPASGQRAAMAGIVSNNSTGAHSILYGMTVEHVLEIKGFLSDGSPFHFRPMDDGMFAQMQQRSGLEGQIYREIGDIITNHKSTIQTATPRHWRRTGGYGLDRLVDGVSHRWTRDSQINLAKLLSGAEGSLAVISEIKLNLVPKPKMTALALVQFPNLHLALSSVPTMLTADPSAIELLDNLALTLCKNVPEYARLLKTFAHGDPNCILITEFYGESEAELKSKIARLEEILRQNKIDCVNVPAYDPRMQNNVWTVRKVGLGLLMSIKGDQKPLPFIEDAAVPPEHLAEYIDRLERFCADIGTKVAYYAHASAGCLHVRPVIDAKVAGDLEKLPKIATFSAELVGHYGGCISSEHGDGRTRSWLLEKFYGEEMFNLFRRVKNAFDPHNLLNPGNIVDQDFITENLRYGADYRVPEIKTHIDFTPDQGFERAVELCNGAGVCRKRTVGTMCPSFMVTREEEHSTRGRANALRAAMSGKLPAGELTSKRMYEVMELCISCKACKAECPSSVDMAKIKFEFLAQYYDANGTPLRAKLFANIPKINRLMTKLPGFVRSFINWKMGLAPVRWFNEKLLGVSVHRELPAFAPESFVEWHRKNRKPASIDPAKKQVLLFNDTFNTYNDPHVSVAALEVLEAAGYEVLLPGNVCCGRPAMSKGLVDLARESARNTIDKLLPFAEAGIAIVGLEPSCLLSMRDEHFSLLPGDARVATVAAQCVTFEEFVADLVEKGELKLKFSGNGSLKKALLHGHCHQKSLVGTKPSHQTLNAAGFAVEEVDSGCCGMAGSFGYEAEHYDVSQQMAERRLMPAIRKQDDDTVIVAAGTSCRHQIAHFAGKTALHPAEAVRKMIAD
- the tsaB gene encoding tRNA (adenosine(37)-N6)-threonylcarbamoyltransferase complex dimerization subunit type 1 TsaB; this translates as MIKQPAYLLGIETSGITCAVGIANNDQLLIELAAGIKNIHSRVLSRFVNEALEIAGIEAGDLAGVVVSAGPGSFTGLRIGYSVAKGVAHALQKPIIEVPTLDVWAYQTGAQSMPVLSVIDAHRGEMFAARYLWKNNVLNRESEYEMLAPEALQSFCQTPHLVAGNDANSMAAELLNNLPNGSQLANPAAAYPQLWALHSLGFQRFQNGELSDTASCEPMYIRAFKGAS
- a CDS encoding PQQ-binding-like beta-propeller repeat protein, coding for MQYSHIAFVKYVVRAGVLAGFLFATQLIAEEEWPNLRGVNFDGAAQQQIIQPGKTYRLKTVWKQATGSGYSGVSVANGVAVVLFSGETSDFAAAFDAHSGELRWKQPLDSVYKGHDGSHDGPIATPYVSKKQVFALSPWGKLAAFDLQTGREMWSTQIRTDHAAEKPLYGFSSSPFLFNSTVILEVNGQENNAIMGFDAETGAVRWSALKDTVMHQSPVMMEIAGQMQLIGITRKHLYGMNPESGEVLWQYKHDGDGYAISSGSMIPVDAGENRLFLTHKARESKMVRYQKNAETMQFDDLWANNTIRMTYAIPVYHDGYLFGYSNRFLTCIDAETGESVWKSREPGDGFISMLDGHLVLMTKIGGLHIAKATPEGYSELTAMKVFDNHAWTAPSFAYGKIYVRSHGELACLELAEAESEVTIAQTNGMIESSLIDKLVKNVGQSSEKSRLVDEFMASQSQFPIIEGKETIHFIYRGSANDISIVCDYFGDRHEEPMHRIAGTNLFYYSLKLPSDARLDYSYMLNFENRVADSLNQRQFDGASWFAMPDWREAALPQIAENQRGTLDSLQLESAVTETGRNLKIYLPNGYAESGGRYPVAYINWGDEVLAKADVTNMLDRMTGTQIDPLIVVFIPLVPGRRGELLGPNAEKYSQMVAEEVVSLIDKTYRTIPESDARLIVGQGDAAHSAFYTAFKFPGVFGNVASQSMMALTRHENELREIIKASNVSNMRVYMDWGNYDMRSTVEGWDMRTACTDLAEFLKSRGYSVNTQTVNDGYSWLSWRNRTAQLLATFFPKK
- the rimI gene encoding ribosomal protein S18-alanine N-acetyltransferase, with protein sequence MNGQPLIRTMRLEDLDAVMAIEHQIFSEAWTRKSYIYEIKENRFSLPIVLELEGEIIGHAVAWHVFNEFHIATIGIRQENQGKGWGKFLLKAILGMSDGADYVLLEVRKDNDTAIRMYESFGFIPLRIRRGYYRDGEDAIVMRKQL